Proteins encoded by one window of Halomonas chromatireducens:
- a CDS encoding response regulator — MVVDDNASNRRLLKDMLQRPGLWIEEAGSGEEALALAESEPFDLILMDIRMPGMDGVETTRALRRLGGSWTHCPVVAVTAHALEDDRQQLLNSGLQEVLIKPVDSHALEVLLQRHLRITAPFRQVEPEKAEREEQSEELAVVDLALGTRLANGSESLALELLQELAVSLPASARELQAALSTEDPEALLDTVHALNGACRYCGAPELALVAETLETRLRSKGMTDVEPLIDDLFRAMDRLRAWHAQQQNQPSRTANASEAFSSKDK, encoded by the coding sequence ATGGTAGTGGACGATAATGCCAGCAACCGGCGTCTGCTGAAGGATATGCTGCAACGGCCGGGGCTTTGGATCGAGGAGGCGGGTAGCGGTGAAGAGGCACTGGCCCTAGCCGAAAGCGAGCCTTTCGACCTGATTCTGATGGATATTCGCATGCCGGGTATGGATGGAGTAGAGACCACCCGAGCACTACGCCGGCTGGGCGGCTCCTGGACACACTGTCCGGTGGTTGCCGTTACCGCCCACGCCCTGGAGGATGACCGGCAGCAGTTGCTGAACAGCGGCCTTCAGGAAGTCTTGATCAAGCCGGTGGATAGCCATGCCCTTGAAGTCCTTCTGCAACGACACTTGCGCATTACAGCGCCGTTCAGGCAAGTAGAGCCGGAGAAAGCGGAGCGGGAAGAGCAGAGCGAGGAGCTGGCTGTAGTTGACCTGGCCCTTGGCACTCGCCTGGCCAATGGTAGTGAATCCCTTGCCCTCGAGCTGCTGCAGGAGCTCGCCGTTTCACTTCCAGCCAGTGCCAGGGAGCTGCAGGCGGCCCTGTCAACAGAAGATCCTGAGGCCCTGCTGGATACGGTACATGCATTGAACGGCGCCTGCCGCTACTGCGGGGCGCCGGAGTTGGCGTTGGTGGCGGAGACCCTGGAAACCCGGCTGCGCTCGAAGGGCATGACCGATGTCGAGCCGTTGATCGACGATCTCTTCCGGGCGATGGACCGGCTGCGGGCCTGGCATGCCCAACAGCAGAACCAGCCTTCCCGTACGGCCAATGCCAGCGAGGCTTTCTCGTCAAAGGACAAATAA
- the pdxJ gene encoding pyridoxine 5'-phosphate synthase has product MHPPRILLGVNIDHIATLRQARGTRYPDPVQAALLAEEAGADGITVHLREDRRHIQPRDVRLLAEVLNTRMNLEMAVTEEMLALAEEIRPAHVCLVPEKREELTTEGGLDVVGALPAISTACRRLAAAGCEVSLFIDPEPSQIEAAVKAGAPVIELHTGAYAELAGDAARREHVRLAAAVEMALELGLTVNAGHGLNYHNVEPIAAIPGLHELNIGHAVIARALFVGLKEAVADMKRLIIAGQEAGFLASLEEHDHHDHGEGDETG; this is encoded by the coding sequence ATGCATCCCCCGCGGATCCTGCTCGGCGTCAATATCGATCATATCGCTACCCTGCGTCAGGCACGGGGCACCCGCTATCCCGATCCGGTTCAGGCGGCGCTGCTGGCCGAGGAAGCCGGTGCCGACGGCATCACCGTGCATCTGCGCGAGGATCGGCGGCATATTCAGCCTCGCGATGTGCGCCTGCTGGCCGAGGTCCTTAACACGCGCATGAATCTGGAGATGGCGGTCACCGAGGAGATGCTCGCCCTGGCCGAAGAGATCCGACCCGCCCATGTGTGCCTGGTGCCGGAGAAGCGCGAAGAGCTGACCACGGAGGGTGGACTCGACGTGGTCGGCGCGCTTCCGGCTATCTCCACGGCCTGCCGACGGCTGGCGGCGGCAGGTTGCGAGGTCTCGCTGTTCATCGATCCCGAGCCCAGCCAGATCGAGGCCGCGGTGAAGGCGGGGGCGCCGGTCATCGAACTGCATACGGGGGCCTATGCCGAGCTGGCCGGTGACGCGGCTCGCCGTGAACATGTCCGGCTGGCGGCGGCGGTGGAAATGGCCCTGGAGCTTGGGCTTACGGTCAATGCCGGTCACGGGCTGAACTACCACAATGTCGAGCCCATTGCCGCGATTCCCGGCCTGCATGAGCTCAATATCGGCCATGCCGTTATTGCGCGAGCCCTCTTCGTGGGTCTGAAGGAAGCCGTGGCCGACATGAAGCGCCTGATCATCGCCGGCCAGGAGGCGGGTTTCCTCGCTTCGCTGGAAGAGCACGATCACCACGATCATGGGGAGGGCGATGAAACCGGCTGA